The following are encoded together in the Meriones unguiculatus strain TT.TT164.6M chromosome 16, Bangor_MerUng_6.1, whole genome shotgun sequence genome:
- the LOC110565124 gene encoding ATP-dependent RNA helicase SUPV3L1, mitochondrial isoform X2, translated as MCSVTTPYEVAVIDEIQMIRDPARGWAWTRALLGLCAEEVHLCGEPAAIDLVSELLYTTGEEVEVQKYKRLTPITVLNHALESLDNLRPGDCIVCFSKNDIYSVSRQIEIRGMESAVIYGSLPPGTKLAQARKFNDPSDPCKILVATDAIGMGLNLSIRRIIFYSLIKPSINEKGEKELEPITTSQALQIAGRAGRFSSQFKEGEVTTMYQKDLALLKEILNRPVDPIQAAGLHPTAEQIEMFAYHLPETTLSNLIDIFVDFAQVDGQYFVCNMDDFKFSAELIQHIPLSLRVRYVFCTAPISKKQPLVCSSLLQFARQYSRNEPLTFAWLRRYIKWPLLPPKNIKDLMDLEAVHDVFDLYLWLSYRFLDMFPDSSLVRGLQKELDTIIQDGVHNITKLIKISESHKLLNLEGVLGEDQPRFSGTAKSPARRTRGTKSSGSKAEEPVSPSAKELPLASRLVQQGLLTADMLKQLQKEWQTQRTDHGKEKAGTRRKKTDHNSD; from the exons ATGTGCAGTGTTACAACTCCTT ATGAAGTGGCTGTGATAGATGAAATTCAGATGATTCGAGACCCAGCCAGAGGATGGGCCTGGACCAGAGCCCTGCTAG GGCTCTGTGCCGAGGAAGTCCATTTGTGCGGAGAGCCTGCTGCTATTGACCTCGTCTCTGAGCTTCTGTACACAACTGGGGAGGAGGTAGAG GTTCAAAAATACAAGCGGCTCACCCCCATTACCGTGCTGAATCATGCACTGGAGTCTTTAGACAACCTTCGGCCTGGGGACTGCATTGTCTGTTTTAGCAAGAATGACATTTATTCTGTGAGCCGACAGATTGAAATCCGGGGAATGGAATCTGCTGTGATATACGGCAGTCTCCCGCCTG GGACCAAACTTGCTCAAGCAAGAAAGTTTAATGACCCCAGTGATCCATGCAAAATCTTGGTAGCCACAGATGCAATTGGCATGGGACTTAATTT GAGCATAAGGAGAATTATTTTTTACTCCCTTATAAAGCCCAGCATCAatgaaaagggagagaaggagctaGAGCCGATCACCACCTCCCAAGCTCTGCAGATCGCAGGCAGAGCCGGCAGATTCAGCTCCCAATTTAAAGAGGGAGAGGTTACAACAATGTACCAGAAAGACTTGGCTTTGTTGAAGGAGATTTTGAATAGACCTGTGGACCCTATACAG GCCGCCGGTCTTCACCCAACTGCTGAGCAGATCGAAATGTTCGCCTACCATCTCCCTGAGACAACGCTGTCCAATCTCATT GATATTTTTGTAGACTTTGCACAAGTTGATGGACAGTATTTTGTCTGCAATATGGATGATTTTAAGTTCTCTGCAGAGTTGATCCAGCATATTCCACTAAGTCTCCGGGTGAGGTATGTGTTCTGCACAGCCCCCATCAGTAAGAAACAGCCTCTTGTCTGCTCGTCATTGTTACAG ttTGCCAGACAGTACAGCAGGAATGAGCCCCTGACCTTTGCATGGTTACGCCGGTACATCAAGTGGCCTTTGCTTCCGCCTAAGAATATTAAAGACCTCATGGACCTTGAGGCTGTCCATGATGTCTTTGATCTTTACCTATGGCTAAG CTACCGATTTCTGGATATGTTTCCAGACTCCAGCCTTGTTCGAGGTCTCCAGAAAGAGCTGGATACCATTATCCAAGATGGTGTGCACAACATCACCAAACTGATTAAAATTTCTGAGTCACACAAGCTTTTGAATCTGGAGGGCGTATTAGGAGAGGACCAGCCACGTTTCTCAGGAACTGCAAAGAGCCCAGCAAGAAGGACACGTGGCACCAAAAGCTCAGGGAGTAAAGCTGAAGAGCCTGTCAGCCCCAGTGCCAAGGAGCTGCCCCTTGCATCTAGGCTGGTGCAGCAAGGACTCCTCACTGCAGACATGCTTAAGCAGCTCCAGAAGGAATGGCAGACTCAGCGAACAGACCATGGCAAAGAAAAGGCAGGGACACGGAGAAAGAAGACTGACCACAACTCTgattag